A window from Deltaproteobacteria bacterium encodes these proteins:
- a CDS encoding FAD-dependent oxidoreductase, translating into MSTQFEHLFSPLQVGPMRVPNRICETTNTINSSQAPGLIDEHFIAHHAAKARGGTGWIGSETWLLDSPFPPGAPDEVGLSVGFASHWAAYQNPAFAEGMTKFFDEVHRAGAVAITQLTHLSAVWAPSPVVVVGAQDYTPHVIGADEIEFFLNSYANAAAAAKDLGTDGIEIHCAHETLGYSFLSPVTNRRTDEWGGGPQERIRFVVAVLERVRERIGSGLALGIRISGKEFRAGGFDNLAMREMLYYIGETGLIDFADVDVGHCWGAPSYVPSSYYEHAQFRECGKAARTDLDPKIKVLFSGRVNDPVVAEDLLKGGYCDLVGMVRAGIADPDFAVKAREGRLAEIRRCISCTRCIDEASEPKTFPYTPTCSINPMIGNEVRWEKEYKPAAAPKRVVVVGGGIAGCEAARVAAMRGHEVILLDRGKRLGGQLLLSVPVPGRDDFEDQVYFEENQLERLGVDVRLQTSADLATVKALAPDAVVIATGSVPRVPREVPGIDLPHVVQGWDVLAGKAETGARIAVISQEDYYETPCVAEYLTARGKHVEVFHKSVHLGFEIARYSIGMVHARMEQCGVVVHTNLVLQAVRADAFDLVSAYGVRSYEKKGFDTIVLVYGSVPDHALYDELKADGGVPKVYIAGAAWLPRFMAEATRHGASVGLAI; encoded by the coding sequence ATGAGCACCCAGTTCGAGCACCTCTTCTCGCCGTTGCAGGTCGGGCCGATGCGGGTTCCGAACCGCATCTGCGAGACCACCAACACCATCAACTCCTCGCAGGCTCCCGGTCTGATCGACGAGCACTTCATCGCCCACCATGCCGCGAAGGCGCGCGGCGGCACCGGCTGGATCGGCAGCGAGACCTGGCTCCTCGACTCGCCCTTCCCGCCCGGGGCGCCGGACGAGGTCGGCCTCTCGGTCGGCTTCGCGTCGCACTGGGCCGCCTACCAGAACCCCGCCTTCGCCGAGGGCATGACGAAGTTCTTCGACGAGGTGCATCGCGCCGGCGCGGTCGCGATCACGCAGCTGACGCACCTCTCGGCGGTGTGGGCGCCGTCACCCGTCGTGGTGGTCGGCGCGCAGGACTACACGCCGCACGTGATCGGCGCGGACGAGATCGAGTTTTTCCTCAATAGCTACGCCAACGCGGCGGCCGCGGCGAAGGACCTCGGCACCGACGGCATCGAGATCCACTGCGCGCACGAGACGCTCGGCTACAGCTTCCTCTCGCCGGTGACCAACCGCCGCACCGACGAGTGGGGCGGCGGCCCGCAAGAGCGCATCCGCTTCGTCGTCGCGGTGCTGGAGCGCGTCCGCGAGCGCATCGGCAGCGGGCTCGCGCTCGGCATCCGCATCAGCGGCAAGGAGTTCCGCGCGGGCGGCTTCGACAACCTCGCGATGCGCGAGATGCTCTACTACATCGGCGAGACCGGCCTCATCGACTTCGCCGACGTCGACGTCGGGCACTGCTGGGGCGCGCCCTCGTACGTGCCGTCCTCGTACTACGAGCACGCGCAGTTCCGGGAGTGCGGCAAGGCGGCGCGCACCGACCTCGATCCGAAGATCAAGGTGCTCTTCAGCGGTCGGGTGAACGACCCGGTCGTCGCCGAAGACCTGCTGAAGGGCGGCTACTGCGACCTCGTCGGCATGGTGCGGGCCGGCATCGCCGACCCGGACTTCGCCGTGAAGGCACGCGAAGGCCGGCTCGCCGAGATCCGCCGCTGCATCAGCTGCACGCGCTGCATCGACGAGGCGTCCGAGCCGAAGACGTTCCCCTACACCCCGACGTGCTCCATCAATCCCATGATCGGCAACGAGGTGCGCTGGGAGAAGGAATACAAGCCGGCCGCGGCGCCGAAGCGCGTGGTCGTCGTCGGCGGCGGCATCGCCGGCTGCGAGGCCGCGCGCGTCGCCGCGATGCGCGGCCACGAGGTGATCCTGCTGGACCGCGGCAAGCGCCTCGGCGGCCAGCTGCTCCTCTCCGTCCCCGTCCCCGGCCGCGACGACTTCGAGGACCAGGTCTACTTCGAGGAGAACCAGCTGGAGCGGCTCGGCGTCGACGTCCGGCTCCAGACGTCCGCCGACCTCGCCACGGTGAAGGCGCTCGCGCCCGACGCGGTGGTGATCGCGACCGGCTCCGTGCCGCGCGTGCCGCGCGAGGTTCCCGGCATCGACCTGCCGCACGTGGTGCAGGGGTGGGACGTGCTCGCCGGCAAGGCCGAGACCGGCGCCCGCATCGCGGTCATCTCCCAGGAGGACTACTACGAGACCCCGTGCGTCGCGGAGTACCTCACCGCGCGCGGCAAGCACGTCGAGGTGTTCCACAAGTCGGTGCACCTCGGCTTCGAGATCGCGCGCTATTCGATCGGAATGGTGCACGCCCGCATGGAGCAGTGCGGGGTCGTGGTGCACACGAACCTCGTGCTCCAGGCGGTGCGGGCCGACGCCTTCGACCTCGTGTCGGCGTACGGCGTCCGCAGCTACGAGAAGAAGGGGTTCGACACGATCGTGCTCGTCTACGGCTCGGTCCCGGACCACGCGCTCTACGACGAGCTCAAGGCGGACGGCGGCGTGCCGAAGGTCTATATCGCCGGCGCGGCGTGGCTGCCGCGCTTCATGGCCGAGGCGACCAGGCACGGCGCGAGCGTGGGCTTGGCGATCTAG
- a CDS encoding nitroreductase family deazaflavin-dependent oxidoreductase, which yields MNKPDFLSDADWAHVRDQTSSLDRIRSDGKADVADYLANPDGRTAGKGPSGLPTLLLTTVGRKSGEKRTVALVFLQHGDDMVIVASLAGYDQHPAWYLNLGANPRCWVQRDRHRTAAVAREASEAERRDLWPRLNAVLPLWGHFQSGTDRSFPIVILSPTGDA from the coding sequence ATGAACAAACCCGACTTCCTCTCGGACGCGGATTGGGCCCACGTGCGGGACCAGACGTCGTCGCTCGACCGCATTCGGAGCGACGGCAAGGCCGACGTCGCGGACTACCTCGCGAACCCCGACGGCCGCACCGCCGGCAAGGGTCCGTCCGGGCTCCCGACGCTGCTCCTCACGACGGTCGGCCGTAAGTCGGGCGAGAAGCGCACGGTGGCGCTCGTATTCCTCCAGCACGGCGACGACATGGTGATCGTGGCGTCGCTCGCGGGCTACGACCAGCACCCGGCCTGGTACCTGAACCTCGGCGCGAACCCGCGCTGCTGGGTGCAGCGCGACCGCCACCGGACGGCCGCCGTCGCGCGCGAGGCGAGCGAGGCGGAGCGCCGAGACCTCTGGCCGAGGCTGAACGCGGTCCTGCCGCTGTGGGGCCATTTCCAATCCGGGACCGATCGGTCTTTTCCGATCGTGATCCTCTCGCCGACGGGAGATGCGTGA
- a CDS encoding TIGR03619 family F420-dependent LLM class oxidoreductase: MRFGFHIFMVDPAEFLDLARTADASGWDSIQVADAPFFPEVTSEPYPYTPDGKRFWPLDTPVLDPWVAITAMAVVTKRIRFLPSVLRLAIRQPLLEAKALCSVAAVSNDRVALGVGLAWMPEEFKWLGVDKKTRGARQNEAIQIIRLLLGGGFVEFHGRYYDFDRLVMAPVPKKKIPIYVGGSSKPALKRAAQYGDGWIGIVHTIDETKSMMAELTEMRREFGREREPFDVMLHCPDAVSVDDVRRLEDLGVTDLQIAPWTLPSVLGDLGVSSMALQPPLAVKQEALERYAGDVIAKCS; the protein is encoded by the coding sequence TTGCGATTCGGATTCCACATCTTCATGGTCGACCCGGCGGAGTTCCTCGATCTCGCCCGCACGGCCGACGCGTCGGGCTGGGACAGCATCCAGGTCGCCGACGCGCCCTTCTTCCCCGAGGTGACGTCCGAGCCCTACCCGTACACGCCCGACGGCAAGCGCTTCTGGCCGCTCGACACGCCCGTCCTCGACCCGTGGGTCGCGATCACCGCCATGGCGGTGGTGACGAAACGGATCCGGTTCCTGCCCTCGGTCCTCCGCCTCGCGATCCGCCAACCGCTACTCGAGGCGAAGGCACTCTGCTCGGTGGCCGCCGTGTCGAACGACCGGGTCGCGCTCGGCGTCGGGCTCGCGTGGATGCCCGAGGAGTTCAAGTGGCTCGGGGTGGACAAGAAGACGCGCGGCGCGCGACAGAACGAGGCCATCCAGATCATCCGGCTCCTCCTCGGCGGCGGCTTCGTCGAGTTCCACGGCAGGTACTACGACTTCGACCGCCTCGTCATGGCGCCGGTCCCGAAGAAGAAGATCCCGATCTACGTCGGGGGCTCGTCGAAGCCCGCGCTGAAGCGCGCCGCGCAGTACGGCGACGGCTGGATCGGCATCGTGCACACGATCGACGAAACGAAGAGCATGATGGCGGAGCTCACCGAGATGCGCCGCGAGTTCGGGCGCGAGCGCGAGCCCTTCGACGTCATGCTGCACTGCCCCGACGCCGTGAGCGTCGACGACGTCCGCCGGCTGGAAGACCTCGGCGTGACCGATCTCCAGATCGCACCCTGGACCCTGCCGAGCGTGCTCGGCGACCTCGGCGTGTCGTCGATGGCCTTGCAACCGCCCCTCGCCGTGAAGCAAGAAGCACTCGAGCGCTATGCCGGAGACGTCATCGCGAAGTGCTCTTGA
- a CDS encoding Uma2 family endonuclease, producing MTKPRRLASYDDLRKVPDTKVAEIIDGELVVSPRPAFPHAHAGSVMGSDLINAFHRPPGDPKGPGGWWLLDEPELHFGADVIVPDQAGWRRDNVPRLPNVAAFDRAPDWVCEVISPSTGAIDRGRKMRIYARENVGHMWIVDPLLRTIEVYRLDGDHWVVANTFTGAAPARIEPFDAVELDVGRWWLDVD from the coding sequence ATGACGAAGCCGCGACGCCTCGCGAGCTACGACGATCTCCGGAAGGTTCCCGACACCAAGGTCGCGGAGATCATCGACGGTGAGCTCGTCGTCTCGCCGCGCCCGGCGTTTCCGCACGCGCATGCGGGCTCGGTCATGGGTTCCGATCTCATCAATGCGTTCCACCGTCCGCCCGGGGATCCGAAGGGTCCGGGCGGATGGTGGCTGCTGGACGAGCCCGAGCTGCACTTCGGTGCCGACGTGATCGTTCCCGATCAAGCCGGCTGGCGCCGCGACAACGTTCCACGCTTGCCGAACGTCGCCGCGTTCGACCGCGCACCGGACTGGGTGTGCGAGGTGATCTCGCCCAGCACCGGCGCCATCGACCGCGGCCGCAAGATGCGCATCTACGCACGGGAGAACGTCGGCCACATGTGGATCGTCGATCCGTTGCTGCGCACCATCGAGGTCTATCGTCTCGACGGTGACCACTGGGTCGTGGCGAATACGTTCACCGGTGCGGCGCCGGCGCGCATCGAGCCGTTCGACGCCGTAGAGCTCGACGTCGGCCGGTGGTGGCTCGACGTCGACTGA
- a CDS encoding TetR/AcrR family transcriptional regulator yields MTRKSPDRRKRAHGEESRQRILDAAAEIAGERGYDGTSIALVSERSGLPASSIYWHFEDKDRLIAAVIERSFGRWLEGMRAWTPSRPGTTREELLKSAVESTANALIAAPDFLRLGLMLALDRRPDEVSARTMYLQVRDQAYRQLLVTFDSLFGGELDADGVRDLVILTMAGGDGLFIAHEIDPSVDLRDAFQVLAAAVLGAAAHLRYRSVHSSKAKKP; encoded by the coding sequence ATGACGAGGAAGTCGCCCGACCGCCGCAAGCGCGCGCACGGAGAGGAATCCCGCCAGCGCATCCTCGACGCCGCTGCCGAGATTGCCGGCGAGCGCGGGTACGACGGCACGAGCATCGCCCTGGTCAGCGAGCGGTCCGGGCTGCCGGCGAGCTCGATCTACTGGCACTTCGAGGACAAGGACCGGCTGATCGCGGCCGTGATCGAGCGCAGCTTCGGGCGCTGGCTCGAGGGCATGCGGGCCTGGACCCCGTCACGACCCGGGACGACGCGGGAAGAACTGCTGAAATCCGCCGTGGAAAGCACGGCAAACGCGCTCATCGCGGCACCGGACTTCCTTCGCCTCGGCCTGATGCTGGCGCTCGACCGCCGGCCCGACGAGGTCTCGGCGAGGACCATGTACCTTCAGGTGCGCGATCAGGCGTACCGCCAGTTGCTGGTCACGTTCGACTCGCTGTTCGGCGGTGAGCTCGACGCGGATGGGGTCCGGGACCTGGTCATCCTGACGATGGCCGGAGGAGACGGGCTCTTCATCGCGCACGAAATCGACCCGAGCGTGGACCTGCGGGATGCCTTCCAAGTCCTAGCTGCGGCGGTGCTGGGCGCCGCGGCGCATCTCCGTTACCGTAGCGTACACTCCAGTAAAGCGAAGAAGCCCTGA
- a CDS encoding molybdopterin-dependent oxidoreductase, whose product MREIYQSRRDFLKRSGATVLTLSLSSLARTAGGWLPHASADGERAASYADWEDVYRKQWTWDRVAFGSHLNICWPVGSCLFHVYVRNGIVWREEQAARTTACAPDYPDYNPMGCQKGAAFNNNLYGDERLKFPLKRTGRRGEGRWERIGWDQATTEIADAILDGHLAGGTDTFVLDAPHHHCGSIGWAGAMRLNYLLDGVQPDVNVDIGDVYMGALQTFGKMQSGYSADNLLDAELIFMTCSNWSYTYPSGYHFLTEARYNGAEVVVIAPDYNPTMPAADIHVPVRVGADAAFWLGVCHVMISEGLFDRDFVVEQTDLPLLVRDDTGKFLSAADVEEGRGDQFYFFDTGASALRPASRRTLRVEGSPLLEGARTVTLRDGTPVGVRPVFDRLKEMLERDYAPEEASRKSGVPVSLIRELGRKVATRRTCSYIGFTAGKHYHGDLMERSLHLAMALSGNWGKPGTGYAIATTPEEHITYLAAMDRPVKDGGVEDLHGVADDAAVGMRGRDPDSNDEIANLEMNVKATRLMGFVTPSLWLYNHAGYKPLYDNPALADPATGKVYGDYLREALANDWWVKDSLRPVPGNDPHVLMLLNHNPLRRKRSGMKTYPDVLFPKLGMIFALETRMSSSAMYADIVLPCAWYYEKHEMTNGTSGNPFYTYVDRAVPPPGECKEEWAIMALILEKVVERARARGLAEFIDHFGMKHRYAALRDQFTMNGHLETNEDCLKEQIEIFRTVGVLPKDFTYEQFRSEGQVRLHGLSGRALLAAANQFTADRPFYSFRWHVEDKKIFPTHTRRAQFYLDHDWYLEAGEALPVHKEAPPMGGDYPFVITGGHPRVSIHATHLSNAHLSRLHRGQPVVHVNDRDAARLGLADGDFAEIYNDIGESRVMVRTAANIQPGQCVVYFWETYQYKDWKPYDTLLIGLPKALHLAGGYEQFRYYSMNGGPQPATDRGVRVGIRRAADEAPHATGESL is encoded by the coding sequence ATGCGGGAAATCTACCAGAGTCGGCGCGACTTCCTGAAACGCAGCGGAGCGACCGTCCTCACTCTGTCGCTGTCGTCGTTGGCGCGCACGGCCGGCGGCTGGCTGCCGCACGCCTCGGCCGACGGCGAACGTGCTGCCAGCTACGCGGACTGGGAAGACGTCTACCGAAAACAATGGACGTGGGACCGCGTGGCGTTCGGCTCCCATCTGAACATCTGTTGGCCCGTGGGGTCGTGCCTGTTCCACGTCTACGTGCGCAACGGAATCGTGTGGCGCGAGGAGCAGGCTGCACGAACCACGGCCTGCGCACCCGACTACCCGGACTACAACCCGATGGGCTGCCAGAAGGGCGCCGCGTTCAACAACAACCTCTACGGAGACGAACGCCTCAAGTTTCCGCTCAAGCGCACAGGGCGCCGCGGCGAGGGCAGGTGGGAGCGCATCGGCTGGGACCAGGCGACGACCGAGATCGCCGATGCGATTCTCGACGGGCATCTCGCCGGCGGCACCGACACGTTCGTGCTCGATGCGCCGCACCACCACTGCGGATCGATCGGCTGGGCAGGCGCGATGCGCCTGAACTACCTGCTCGACGGAGTACAGCCCGACGTAAACGTCGACATCGGCGACGTCTACATGGGCGCGCTGCAGACCTTCGGAAAGATGCAGTCCGGGTACTCGGCCGACAATCTCCTCGATGCCGAGCTCATCTTCATGACCTGCAGCAACTGGTCGTACACCTATCCCTCCGGGTACCACTTCCTGACCGAGGCGCGGTACAACGGTGCCGAGGTCGTGGTCATCGCGCCGGATTACAATCCGACGATGCCGGCGGCCGACATCCACGTGCCGGTGCGCGTCGGCGCCGATGCCGCCTTCTGGCTCGGTGTCTGCCACGTGATGATCTCGGAAGGCCTCTTCGACCGGGATTTCGTCGTCGAGCAGACGGACCTGCCGCTCCTCGTACGCGACGACACCGGGAAGTTCCTTTCCGCGGCCGATGTGGAGGAAGGACGCGGCGACCAGTTCTACTTTTTCGACACCGGCGCCTCCGCGCTGCGCCCGGCCAGTCGGCGGACGCTGCGTGTCGAGGGATCCCCGCTGCTGGAAGGTGCGCGCACGGTCACGCTGCGCGACGGCACGCCGGTCGGCGTGCGCCCGGTGTTCGACCGCCTGAAGGAGATGCTCGAACGCGACTACGCCCCGGAGGAAGCGAGCCGGAAGAGCGGAGTGCCGGTGTCGCTGATCCGGGAGCTGGGGCGCAAGGTCGCGACCCGGCGCACCTGCTCGTACATAGGCTTCACGGCCGGCAAGCACTACCACGGCGACCTGATGGAGCGCAGCCTCCACCTCGCGATGGCGCTCAGCGGGAACTGGGGAAAACCGGGAACCGGCTATGCCATCGCGACGACGCCGGAGGAACACATCACGTACCTCGCGGCCATGGATCGTCCGGTGAAGGACGGGGGCGTCGAGGACCTGCACGGCGTGGCAGACGACGCCGCGGTCGGCATGCGCGGGCGCGATCCCGACAGCAACGACGAGATCGCCAATCTCGAGATGAACGTCAAGGCGACCCGGCTGATGGGGTTCGTCACGCCGTCGCTGTGGCTCTACAACCACGCCGGCTACAAGCCGCTCTACGACAATCCCGCGCTCGCCGATCCCGCGACCGGAAAGGTCTACGGCGACTATCTCCGGGAGGCGCTGGCGAACGACTGGTGGGTGAAGGACTCGTTGCGACCGGTCCCGGGAAACGACCCGCACGTCCTCATGCTGCTCAACCACAATCCACTCAGGCGCAAGCGCAGCGGCATGAAGACCTATCCCGACGTCCTGTTCCCGAAGCTCGGGATGATCTTCGCGCTCGAGACCAGGATGTCGTCCTCCGCGATGTACGCCGACATCGTGCTGCCCTGCGCCTGGTATTACGAGAAGCACGAGATGACGAACGGGACCTCCGGCAACCCGTTCTACACGTATGTCGATCGCGCCGTGCCGCCGCCGGGCGAGTGCAAGGAAGAGTGGGCCATCATGGCGCTCATTCTCGAGAAGGTCGTCGAGCGCGCACGCGCACGCGGGCTCGCGGAATTCATCGACCACTTCGGCATGAAGCACCGCTACGCGGCCCTGCGCGACCAGTTCACGATGAACGGCCACCTCGAGACCAACGAGGATTGCCTGAAGGAACAGATCGAGATCTTCCGCACCGTCGGCGTGCTGCCGAAGGACTTCACGTACGAGCAGTTCCGAAGCGAGGGCCAGGTGCGCCTGCACGGGCTCAGCGGACGCGCACTCCTCGCAGCCGCGAACCAGTTCACCGCCGACCGGCCGTTCTACAGCTTCAGGTGGCACGTCGAGGACAAGAAGATCTTCCCGACCCACACCCGGCGGGCCCAGTTCTACCTCGACCACGACTGGTATCTCGAAGCCGGCGAGGCCCTGCCCGTGCACAAGGAAGCGCCGCCGATGGGCGGCGACTACCCGTTCGTGATCACCGGGGGCCATCCGCGCGTGAGCATCCATGCGACGCACCTCTCGAACGCGCACCTCTCCCGCCTCCACCGTGGCCAGCCGGTCGTGCACGTGAACGACCGCGATGCCGCACGGCTCGGGCTCGCCGACGGCGATTTCGCGGAAATCTACAACGACATCGGCGAGAGCCGCGTCATGGTGAGGACCGCGGCCAACATCCAGCCGGGCCAGTGCGTCGTCTATTTCTGGGAGACCTACCAGTACAAGGACTGGAAACCGTACGACACGCTGCTGATCGGCTTGCCGAAGGCTCTTCATCTCGCAGGCGGCTACGAGCAGTTCCGGTACTACTCGATGAACGGTGGTCCACAACCGGCCACCGACCGCGGCGTGCGCGTCGGGATCCGGCGCGCAGCGGACGAAGCGCCTCACGCCACCGGAGAGAGCCTGTGA
- a CDS encoding 4Fe-4S dicluster domain-containing protein, translating into MSYRIGGTKDDLRAAKRQLVTVIDLNKCIGCQTCTIACKNLWTKRPGTEHMRWANVSTWPGKGYPRDFEKKGGGFRDGQPQPGSIPTYEDSGDDFRFNHDEVFYDGNGQSAHLRPMRRLDGGTPRWGYNWDEDQGGGDWPNAFFVYLARMCNHCSNPACLAACPTQAIYKREQDGIVLIDQERCKGHRHCVEACPYKAIYFNPVSETSEKCILCFPRVEKGIAPACNRQCPGRVRCFGYLDDETSHVHRLVRQWSVALPLHPEYGTEPNIYYVPPMGSRGFGADGEITDDSRIPVERLEELFGPRVNDALKVLRQEREKQRNGGKSELMDILISNIWKDRFGGFDADPLTPA; encoded by the coding sequence GTGAGCTACCGCATCGGAGGAACGAAGGACGATCTGCGCGCTGCGAAGCGACAGCTCGTCACCGTCATCGACCTGAACAAGTGCATCGGCTGCCAGACCTGCACGATCGCCTGCAAGAACCTTTGGACGAAGCGGCCGGGCACCGAGCACATGCGCTGGGCGAACGTCTCGACGTGGCCCGGCAAGGGCTATCCGCGCGACTTCGAGAAGAAGGGCGGCGGGTTCCGCGACGGCCAGCCGCAGCCCGGCAGCATCCCCACGTACGAGGACAGCGGCGACGACTTCCGCTTCAATCATGACGAGGTCTTCTACGACGGAAACGGCCAGTCCGCGCACCTGCGTCCCATGCGCAGGCTCGACGGCGGCACGCCTCGCTGGGGCTACAACTGGGACGAAGACCAGGGCGGCGGCGACTGGCCGAACGCGTTCTTCGTCTACCTCGCGCGGATGTGCAATCACTGCAGCAATCCCGCATGCCTCGCCGCCTGTCCGACCCAGGCGATCTACAAGCGCGAGCAGGACGGAATCGTGCTGATCGACCAGGAGCGGTGCAAAGGCCACCGGCACTGCGTCGAGGCCTGCCCCTACAAGGCGATTTACTTCAACCCCGTCAGCGAGACGAGCGAGAAGTGCATCCTGTGCTTCCCGCGCGTCGAGAAGGGCATTGCCCCGGCGTGCAACCGCCAGTGTCCCGGGCGTGTCCGCTGCTTCGGCTATCTCGACGACGAGACGAGCCACGTCCACCGACTGGTCCGGCAGTGGAGTGTGGCGCTTCCGCTGCACCCCGAGTACGGCACCGAGCCGAACATCTACTACGTCCCGCCCATGGGATCGCGCGGATTCGGCGCCGACGGGGAGATCACCGACGACAGCCGCATCCCGGTCGAGCGACTCGAGGAGCTGTTCGGCCCGCGCGTGAACGACGCGTTGAAGGTGCTCCGCCAGGAGCGGGAGAAGCAGCGAAACGGCGGCAAGTCCGAGCTCATGGACATCCTCATCAGCAACATCTGGAAGGACCGTTTCGGCGGGTTCGACGCGGATCCGCTGACTCCGGCGTGA
- a CDS encoding ethylbenzene dehydrogenase — translation MGCKAHRVPDSDSALLDASSSAWTNVPMTAIDLFPAPLPMVEAASPFLARSAGHGTLRRIELAAAHNGRCLAISLRWGCGRHAEIVDLDQFVDAVAVLFPMSRTAIAMTMGSAEGPVNGWLWRANRQRPYEIMGTGYAAVRRLDDEAAGDLTASARHDGSSWHVVFRRGLSGKEGQVSFLPGQDLKIALAAWDGGNAERSGRKSISGDFTDFSLEA, via the coding sequence ATGGGCTGCAAGGCGCACCGAGTTCCCGACTCCGACTCCGCCCTGCTCGACGCGTCGTCGAGCGCGTGGACGAACGTGCCGATGACGGCCATCGACTTGTTCCCGGCGCCGCTGCCGATGGTGGAGGCCGCCTCGCCGTTTCTCGCGCGTAGCGCCGGCCACGGCACGCTGCGCCGCATCGAGCTGGCGGCGGCTCACAACGGCCGCTGCCTGGCGATTTCCCTGCGATGGGGCTGCGGCAGGCACGCCGAGATCGTCGATCTCGATCAGTTCGTGGACGCCGTCGCGGTGCTGTTCCCGATGTCGAGGACAGCCATCGCCATGACGATGGGCAGCGCCGAGGGGCCGGTGAACGGCTGGCTGTGGCGGGCGAACCGGCAGCGGCCGTACGAGATCATGGGCACGGGCTACGCTGCCGTCCGTCGTCTCGACGACGAAGCGGCAGGCGATCTCACCGCTTCCGCGCGTCACGATGGATCGAGCTGGCACGTCGTCTTCCGGCGTGGCTTGTCCGGCAAGGAGGGGCAGGTCTCCTTCCTGCCCGGGCAGGACCTGAAGATCGCACTGGCCGCGTGGGACGGCGGCAACGCGGAGCGGTCGGGCCGCAAGTCGATTTCCGGCGACTTCACCGATTTCTCCCTGGAGGCCTGA
- a CDS encoding molecular chaperone TorD family protein, which translates to MGERLQLTIEDGRSDAAARAVAYDSFRRLFLYPGGQEQKDLVLDGAIEDLRRIAADLPYPTVWMADLAMPRSIDVATDFTRLFDHCSGRARASLHEKDHVAVEASRLWEELIRYYEHFGLEYDLGRAREWPDCLPVELEFAHYLAFLEATVDARHTPDLVRAQADFLDRHLAAWVPAFAVRVALAGAGTVYCTCANALADFVAADAGYLDARRTSPPMARATGRSGHGANLESRRT; encoded by the coding sequence ATGGGCGAGCGACTCCAGCTCACGATCGAGGACGGGCGTTCTGACGCCGCCGCGCGAGCCGTCGCCTACGATTCGTTCCGCCGGCTGTTCCTGTACCCGGGCGGCCAGGAGCAGAAGGACCTCGTTCTCGACGGCGCGATCGAGGATCTCCGGCGGATCGCGGCCGATCTTCCGTATCCCACCGTCTGGATGGCGGACCTCGCCATGCCGCGAAGCATCGATGTCGCCACAGATTTCACTCGCCTGTTCGACCACTGCAGCGGACGCGCCAGAGCGTCGCTGCACGAAAAGGACCACGTCGCCGTCGAGGCCTCGCGACTGTGGGAGGAGCTGATCCGCTACTACGAGCACTTCGGCTTGGAGTACGATCTGGGCCGCGCGCGCGAGTGGCCGGACTGCCTGCCGGTCGAGCTCGAGTTCGCGCACTACCTCGCGTTCCTCGAAGCGACGGTCGATGCGCGACACACCCCGGATCTCGTGCGCGCGCAGGCCGATTTCCTCGACCGACACCTGGCGGCCTGGGTGCCCGCTTTCGCGGTGCGCGTCGCTCTGGCCGGCGCCGGCACCGTGTACTGCACCTGCGCGAATGCTCTCGCGGACTTCGTGGCGGCCGACGCCGGCTACCTCGACGCGCGCAGGACATCCCCGCCGATGGCCCGGGCGACCGGTCGATCTGGGCACGGCGCCAACCTGGAGAGCCGACGAACATGA